The following proteins come from a genomic window of Polaribacter dokdonensis:
- a CDS encoding MaoC family dehydratase, whose product MLVFKNLEEFCSIKGKDLPTGEWYTITQQMINDFANATLDKQWIHVDEERAAIESPFKSTVAHGFMSVAMISRMLEEAFTIKSVKMGLNYGLNKVRFPNPVPVNSELRMLSSVKEIEPLANNGIKVTFNCIIEIKGQDKPACVAEFLAALFE is encoded by the coding sequence ATGTTAGTTTTTAAAAATTTAGAAGAGTTTTGTTCAATAAAAGGTAAAGATTTACCTACAGGTGAATGGTATACTATTACACAACAAATGATAAATGATTTTGCAAATGCAACTTTGGATAAACAATGGATTCATGTTGATGAAGAAAGGGCTGCAATAGAAAGCCCTTTTAAAAGTACAGTAGCTCATGGTTTTATGTCTGTTGCTATGATTTCTAGAATGTTAGAAGAAGCTTTTACAATTAAAAGTGTAAAAATGGGTTTAAACTATGGATTGAATAAAGTTCGTTTTCCAAATCCTGTACCTGTTAATAGTGAATTAAGAATGCTTAGTTCAGTAAAAGAAATTGAGCCTTTAGCAAATAATGGAATTAAAGTCACTTTTAACTGTATAATAGAAATAAAAGGCCAAGACAAACCTGCTTGTGTAGCAGAATTTTTAGCAGCCTTATTTGAATAA